CGAACTGCCGCCCGAAGAGTTGAAGAAGGTGCCCAATGTGGCGGGGAGCCTGGGTGAGGCCCTGGATTGCCTCGAGAAAGACCACGAGTTCCTGCTCAAGGGCGACGTGTTCACGTCGGATTTTCTGGACATGTGGATAGCAGCCAAACGCAAGGAGCATGACGCCTTGCGCCTCCGGCCCCATCCATATGAGTTCTATCTCTACTACGATGTATAAGCATGGTTGGAAACGAAAAGTTTTCGAAGCATGCGCCTAGTCGAAAAACCGAAAGAATTGCCTGAATTTATCGGTCAAAATGGCCTGTGAATAACTCGTGAACAAAAGTTAATATGTTGTCCTCGCAAGTTGTCTCCCAATTTCCTACAAACTCCATCC
This Verrucomicrobiia bacterium DNA region includes the following protein-coding sequences:
- the glnA gene encoding glutamine synthetase (forms a homododecamer; forms glutamine from ammonia and glutamate with the conversion of ATP to ADP and phosphate; also functions in the assimilation of ammonia; highly regulated protein controlled by the addition/removal of adenylyl groups by adenylyltransferase from specific tyrosine residues; addition of adenylyl groups results in inactivation of the enzyme) translates to ELPPEELKKVPNVAGSLGEALDCLEKDHEFLLKGDVFTSDFLDMWIAAKRKEHDALRLRPHPYEFYLYYDV